From Rutidosis leptorrhynchoides isolate AG116_Rl617_1_P2 chromosome 3, CSIRO_AGI_Rlap_v1, whole genome shotgun sequence, a single genomic window includes:
- the LOC139898085 gene encoding cytochrome b-c1 complex subunit 6-1, mitochondrial-like, which translates to MSDEEPVDQKKYFEELCKPKCVRAWLNYQGCVKRVKNDETGHKHCTGQYFDYWQCVDKCVAPRLFAKLK; encoded by the exons AT GTCGGACGAAGAACCGGTTGATCAGAAGAAGTACTTTGAAGAATTGTGCAAACCTAAGTGTGTTAGAGCTTGGCTTAATTATCAG GGATGTGTGAAAAGGGTTAAGAATGATGAGACTGGCCACAAACATTGCACTGGACAGTACTTCGATTATTGGCAATGTGTAGACAAATGC GTTGCACCTAGGCTATTTGCTAAACTGAAGTGA
- the LOC139901637 gene encoding putative clathrin assembly protein At1g03050 has protein sequence MSMGRFSKAIAAVKDQTSIRLAKAGNRADLDVAIVKATCHDEYPAEECYVQEILKLTSSESSPLNVAACVNTISQRLNKTRDWVVALKTLMLVQRLLHEGNPAYEEEIFNATRRGTRLLNMSDFRDALRSNTWDYAAFVRTYALFLDEELEYKMQGKMRRTRDLLPKVYDDNDEEHTNVTKDVVVPVSEMTNDHIFARFNHLMQLLERFLACRPTGAARHHRMIMVALYPILVQSFQLYYDIKEIMGVLVDRFDELSVPHSVKVSGIYRRVAKQFDDLDMFYDWCRTVGIARTSEYPEIEKIPQKKLNAMDERVKQKSTENKQED, from the exons ATGTCTATGGGTAGATTCAGCAAGGCCATTGCAGCAGTCAAGGATCAAACTAGCATACGCCTAGCCAAAGCTGGTAACCGAGCTGACCTTGATGTTGCGATTGTGAAAGCCACATGTCACGATGAGTACCCCGCCGAAGAATGTTACGTCCAAGAGATTTTAAAACTTACATCCTCTGAATCATCGCCTCTTAATGTAGCTGCCTGTGTTAACACCATTTCTCAACGTCTCAACAAGACCAGGGACTGGGTTGTGGCCTTAAAGACACTCATGTTGGTTCAGCGATTGCTTCATGAGGGTAACCCTGCGTATGAGGAAGAGATTTTTAATGCGACAAGGCGCGGGACCCGTCTATTAAACATGTCTGACTTTAGGGATGCACTTAGATCTAACACATGGGATTATGCTGCTTTTGTTCGAACATACGCTTTGTTTCTTGATGAGGAACTTGAGTACAAAATGCAAGGGAAGATGAGAAGAACACGCGATTTGCTTCCAAAGGTTTATGACGATAATGATGAAGAACATACGAACGTAACTAAAGATGTAGTTGTACCCGTTAGTGAAATGACAAATGACCATATATTTGCTCGATTTAATCATCTGATGCAACTCCTTGAGCGGTTTCTCGCTTGCCGGCCAACAG GTGCAGCCAGGCATCACAGGATGATAATGGTGGCTTTGTACCCAATTCTAGTACAAAGCTTTCAGCTTTATTATGACATAAAAGAGATTATGGGTGTATTAGTAGATCGGTTTGACGAGCTCAGCGTTCCACATTCGGTTAAAGTCTCGGGTATCTATCGGAGGGTAGCTAAACAATTTGATGACCTTGACATGTTCTACGATTGGTGCAGAACTGTCGGCATTGCAAGGACATCCGAGTATCCAGAAATCGAAAAGATTCCACAAAAGAAATTAAATGCCATGGATGAGCGAGTCAAACAAAAATCAACAGAAAATAAACAAGAGGACTGA